One region of Bacillus zhangzhouensis genomic DNA includes:
- the icd gene encoding NADP-dependent isocitrate dehydrogenase, with the protein MSQGEKITVTGGVLNVPNHPIIPFIEGDGIGPDIWKAASRVLEAAVEKAYKGEKQITWKEVYAGEKAYNKTGEWLPEQTLEDIREYLIAIKGPLTTPIGGGIRSLNVALRQELDLFTCLRPVRWFKGVPSPVKRPEDTDMVIFRENTEDIYAGIEYAKGSDEVKKLINFLKNELGVTKIRFPETSGIGIKPVSEEGTSRLVRAAIQYAIDQGRKSVTLVHKGNIMKFTEGAFKNWGYEVAEKEFGDKVFTWAQYDRIVEKDGKDAANKAQSEAEAAGKIIVKDSIADIFLQQILTRPAEFDVVATMNLNGDYISDALAAQVGGIGIAPGANINYETGHAIFEATHGTAPKYAGLDKVNPSSVLLSGVLLLEHIGWQEAADLVIQSVEKTIASKVVTYDFARLMDGATEVKCSEFADELIKNLS; encoded by the coding sequence TTGTCACAAGGCGAAAAAATTACAGTTACTGGCGGCGTATTGAATGTACCAAATCATCCAATTATCCCGTTTATCGAAGGGGACGGAATTGGTCCTGACATTTGGAAAGCAGCATCAAGAGTACTTGAAGCAGCTGTAGAAAAAGCATATAAAGGTGAAAAGCAGATCACTTGGAAAGAAGTCTATGCAGGTGAGAAAGCTTACAATAAAACTGGAGAGTGGCTTCCTGAGCAAACGCTTGAAGACATTCGTGAATACTTAATTGCGATTAAAGGACCACTGACAACACCAATTGGCGGAGGAATCCGTTCATTAAACGTGGCACTTAGACAAGAGCTTGATTTATTCACATGCTTACGTCCAGTTCGCTGGTTCAAAGGCGTACCTTCTCCTGTGAAACGTCCAGAAGACACAGATATGGTGATCTTCCGTGAGAACACAGAAGATATCTATGCTGGTATCGAGTATGCAAAAGGTTCAGACGAAGTGAAGAAGTTAATTAACTTCTTGAAAAATGAGTTAGGTGTGACCAAAATCCGTTTCCCAGAAACGTCAGGTATCGGAATCAAGCCAGTTTCGGAAGAGGGAACATCCCGCCTTGTCAGAGCGGCTATCCAATATGCAATTGACCAAGGCCGTAAATCTGTGACGCTTGTTCACAAAGGAAACATCATGAAATTTACAGAAGGTGCCTTTAAAAACTGGGGCTACGAAGTGGCTGAAAAAGAGTTTGGCGACAAAGTCTTTACATGGGCACAATATGATCGGATTGTAGAAAAAGATGGAAAAGATGCGGCAAACAAAGCACAAAGTGAAGCAGAAGCTGCTGGCAAAATCATTGTCAAAGACAGCATTGCAGATATTTTCCTTCAACAAATCCTAACTCGTCCAGCTGAGTTCGATGTTGTGGCTACAATGAACTTAAATGGAGATTACATCTCTGATGCACTTGCAGCACAAGTTGGCGGAATTGGTATCGCACCAGGTGCGAACATCAACTATGAAACAGGACACGCTATTTTTGAAGCGACTCACGGAACAGCACCAAAATATGCTGGTCTTGATAAAGTGAATCCATCTTCTGTTCTTCTATCAGGCGTGCTTTTACTTGAGCACATTGGCTGGCAGGAAGCAGCTGATCTAGTGATTCAATCTGTTGAAAAAACAATTGCATCTAAAGTCGTCACATACGATTTTGCTAGATTAATGGATGGCGCAACAGAAGTGAAATGTTCTGAGTTTGCTGACGAGCTCATTAAAAACTTGTCTTGA
- the citZ gene encoding citrate synthase: MTATRGLEGIVATTSSVSSIIDDTLTYVGYNIDDLTEKATFEEIVYLLWHLKLPNEQELSELKQQLNENAQIPQEIIEHFKSYSLDGVHPMSAIRTAVSLLGVLDDESEMMDKEANYRKAIRLQAKISGLVAAFSRIRKGLEPVQPKEEYSYAANFLYMLNGEEPSPVEIEAIDKALILHADHELNASTFTARVCVATLSDIYSGVTAAIGALKGPLHGGANEGVMKMLSEIGEVENVDSYIHGKLEKKEKIMGFGHRVYRQGDPRAKHLKEMSQRLTNLTGEPKWYEMSVRAEEIVTSEKDLPPNVDFYSASVYHSLGIDHDLFTPIFVISRFSGWIAHILEQYDNNRLIRPRAEYIGPDLQTFIPISERD; encoded by the coding sequence ATGACAGCAACAAGAGGTCTTGAAGGTATTGTGGCAACAACTTCATCTGTAAGCTCAATTATTGATGATACTCTTACTTATGTAGGGTACAATATTGATGATTTAACTGAAAAAGCTACATTCGAAGAAATTGTCTACCTGTTATGGCACTTAAAGCTGCCGAATGAGCAGGAGCTGAGTGAATTAAAACAGCAGCTCAATGAAAATGCTCAGATTCCGCAAGAAATCATTGAGCATTTTAAATCTTATTCGCTTGATGGAGTTCATCCAATGTCTGCGATTCGTACAGCAGTATCCTTACTGGGTGTACTCGATGACGAATCAGAGATGATGGACAAAGAAGCGAATTACAGAAAGGCGATTCGCTTACAGGCGAAAATTTCTGGACTAGTCGCTGCGTTTTCACGCATTCGCAAAGGACTTGAGCCTGTACAGCCAAAAGAAGAATACAGCTATGCTGCAAACTTCTTGTATATGCTTAATGGCGAAGAGCCGTCACCAGTAGAAATTGAAGCCATTGATAAGGCACTCATTCTACATGCGGATCATGAATTAAACGCATCGACATTTACAGCACGTGTATGTGTTGCTACACTATCAGATATCTACTCTGGTGTGACAGCGGCTATCGGTGCGCTGAAAGGACCACTTCATGGCGGTGCTAATGAAGGCGTGATGAAGATGCTTTCAGAAATTGGCGAAGTTGAAAACGTAGATTCCTATATTCATGGTAAGCTAGAGAAGAAAGAAAAAATTATGGGCTTTGGCCACCGCGTATACCGTCAAGGTGACCCGCGTGCAAAGCATTTAAAAGAAATGAGCCAGCGTTTAACAAATCTCACTGGCGAGCCAAAATGGTATGAAATGTCTGTTCGCGCAGAGGAAATCGTGACATCAGAGAAAGATCTTCCACCAAATGTTGATTTTTATTCTGCATCTGTATATCACAGTCTTGGGATTGATCATGACTTGTTTACACCAATTTTCGTGATCAGCCGATTCTCTGGATGGATTGCTCACATTCTAGAGCAATATGACAACAACCGTCTCATCCGTCCAAGAGCTGAATACATTGGACCTGATCTTCAAACCTTTATTCCGATCAGTGAAAGAGACTAA